TATAACCGGCGTCAGCAAATGAGGGATACCGTTATACAACGGCAGCTCAACTCGTTTAGGATCCACCATAATAAATCGTAAATCCACCGGGCTATTTTGATATAGCAAGCTTAAAATTAATGTATTAATGGCTACACTTTTACCAGAGCCAGTAGCGCCGGCGATTAACAAATGCGGCATGGTCGTTAAATCTGCCACAAAAGATTGGCCTTTAACGTTTTTCCCAAGGGCAATGGTAAGACTGCTTTTGCGTGCTTTATATTCAGGGCTTTCCAAAAGTTCACGCAAGCTAACGGTCGCGGCACTGACGTTTGGCACTTCAATACCGACCAACGATTTGCCGGGGATCGGCGCTTCAATTCTAATTGGATGAGCGGCTAAGGCCAAGGCTAAATCATTATTTAAAGACACAATTTTTGAAAGCTTGACACCTTCAGCCGGCTTTAAGGTATATTGAGTCACGGTCGGACCAACGTTCACCTCTCCCATATCTACATTAATGTGAAAATGTTGGAGCGTGCGCTTAATAATAATTTGATTGCCCTTAATATCCCCTGAAGTCGGCTTACTGCCGTTTTTACTTAACAAGTCCAACGGTAATTCAACTTCAGCTCCAGTGTATTGAATAGTGTGGCTATCCTGGTCAATGGTATCTCCGAGCGCAGCCTCTTCTTCGTCTTCGTCTTCCTCATCGTCCTCTGGCTCTGCCTCTTCTTCGTCTTCCTCGCCTACTTCTTTGGCGCTAAATTCTTCTTCCTCATCGTCTTCGTAATCTTCCTCGGCCTGCATATCTTTTGAGCGCTTAGCTTTTTCGTATTGCTGATCGGAAATTTTACCGCTCACTTTATCAATTAATAGCCTAGCGGAATGAATTGGGCGCAATAATGTTTCCAACGACGTATCAAAAAATAAAATTAACCCAATTAAAAATAAGGCGACTAACACGACTAGACTCACTAAAAATCCAGTGAAAGTTAGTAGTGGCCACGACAACACTAGCCCGAAATATCCGCCGCCGTATCCGAATTTGGCGGCAGTGACTAAACCGTCGCTATGCCATACTAAATGAATAAAACTTGAAAAACTGCCGACCAAAAGCAGCAAGCCAACAACATGGACGATTCTTAAATTATGCTCATCGGGCCGGAGCATTAGATAGCCCAAGGCCATAAAAACAATAAAGATATACCAACGGACCGCCCCAAAACCAATACTCAAAATAAAATCTAACTTTTCGCCTGCCACGCCAGCCACCCCAAGAAAACTTAACAGCGCCACAATCCCGAGTACAAAAAAAACGATAGCCAAAATTCCATTTTTGGCTTCTGTTGATAATCCTCCGATTTCATCATACCCTAGCTTTCGCCGACGCTTTGGTTTACCAAACCTCATAAGACTAAATTATATCATAAAGACACCTATTATAACAGGCGATAAAATAGCTAAAATTAGCCACCATTTGCCCCCTGCCAATGCTTTTGATTGTGGCACTTTCCAACCGATCATACAGGGGTTATCAACTGAGTGTTTGAACCGAGTCATAATTATTCTTTTAAATACAATTCAAAGTTCCATAACGAAAAACTAAGTTCGTCGCGGGCATCGCGCCAAAGATAGGGCGACCTTTCAGCTTCATTGCCGCATTGCCAGCCATGAATTACGCAATCGGTTCTGTCCAACTCCCAATTAATTGTGGATTTATTTGCGTACTCCATATAAATACATTAATTAGTTAATAGACTATTTGTATTACTTAAATCAACTGCCTTTAATTTTAATGGTCTGCCCATTAATTCTAAAAGCGGCCGGGACAGTATAAGTAACCTCTAAATAAGGACGTTGGCCGTCAGTGCCTTCGCTTGAGGCCCAATTATTTTGAAAATTAGCAGGGTTGCTCACGCTTCTAAATAACAAGCCATAGTTTACGCTTGGATTATCAACCCATTTTTGTGCCGCCGAAGTTATATCAAAGCTAATATAACGTTGGACACCCGTATCAGAAATACTTACACTGTCAACTGCCGTTGAATTATAATCAGTATCCGCCGTCAAAAGGCACACGCTTCCGGCCCAAGCTATAGTTGCGGATTCTTTATAGTTACATGACGGTTCGCCATCTGCGGCAATAGTAGCATCGCTATTTCCTTCCGGCCACCAATTATCATTGCCGCTTAAAATCTCATACAAGGCCACAGTGTCAGCTGCGTCTAAGATATTATAAAGATACAGTGTGGCCCCCATGACTGTAGCGCCGGTCGGGATGTCGGAAGTATCAATACGCATTACGGTATATTGCGCTCCAATGCCGTTACCGACAGCAAACGATGTGCTCGCACCAAAGTTGTAGGCGCGAGCGAATGAAAAAAAACCGTTATAGCTATCAAGCCTGGTATCGTCCCAGCGGCCAACATAATCATCACTGGTGTTGTCGCCGAACGTGCTTGTCACAACCTCGCCAGTACCTCCTCCGGGCCCCTTAATTATTACCTTCCTTACTCCCGGAATATAATAATCTACTTCTAAATAAGGGCGGCTACCATCAGTGCCTTCGCTTGAATGAAATTGAACTGAAGTATTAGAGGTCAATGAATCAAACCGCATAATAATGCCATAATTTGTGCTTGGATCTAAAACCCAACCTTGCACTTCGTCGGTCAAATCCAATGTAATGGTGGTGTCTGTTGTGGCGACCGGTAATGTCCCAATAGGGGTTGAATTATAATCAGTTCCGGCGGTGGCCATACCGGCACTGCCGCCCCAGGCAACGGTATTATATTCCTTATGGCTCCACGTGGGTTCATTAGCATTAGCTGTGGCCGTGCCATCACCGGCACCTTCCGGCCACCAGGCATCATTGCCAGATAAAATTTCATGTACCGGAATGCTTTCGGTTGAACTATGCAAAGATGAATCGCTGCTGTGATCATGCTCTAAATATAACGTGGCGTTGGTTACTATGGCATTACTGGGAATGTCTGAAACGTCAATCCGAATCAATTGATTAGCATCGTTACTGCTAATATTAAGACCAT
The nucleotide sequence above comes from Candidatus Buchananbacteria bacterium CG10_big_fil_rev_8_21_14_0_10_42_9. Encoded proteins:
- a CDS encoding cell division protein FtsK, encoding MRFGKPKRRRKLGYDEIGGLSTEAKNGILAIVFFVLGIVALLSFLGVAGVAGEKLDFILSIGFGAVRWYIFIVFMALGYLMLRPDEHNLRIVHVVGLLLLVGSFSSFIHLVWHSDGLVTAAKFGYGGGYFGLVLSWPLLTFTGFLVSLVVLVALFLIGLILFFDTSLETLLRPIHSARLLIDKVSGKISDQQYEKAKRSKDMQAEEDYEDDEEEEFSAKEVGEEDEEEAEPEDDEEDEDEEEAALGDTIDQDSHTIQYTGAEVELPLDLLSKNGSKPTSGDIKGNQIIIKRTLQHFHINVDMGEVNVGPTVTQYTLKPAEGVKLSKIVSLNNDLALALAAHPIRIEAPIPGKSLVGIEVPNVSAATVSLRELLESPEYKARKSSLTIALGKNVKGQSFVADLTTMPHLLIAGATGSGKSVAINTLILSLLYQNSPVDLRFIMVDPKRVELPLYNGIPHLLTPVITDVKKTINALKWTIAEMERRFELLSKSGSRNILTYNKKAHDKLPVIVFIIDELADLMSTSGAEVEAGIIRLAQMARAVGIHLVLATQRPSVDVITGLMKANIPARVAFSVASLIDSRTILDLPGAEKLMGRGDMLFLTAELGKPIRLQGAFATEEEVKKVVRYLKDKSNAEYIDGITEKQTGVEIGSGVDDEGGEDELLGDAKQIIIQAGKASASLLQRRLRVGYARAARILDILEQQGFIGPADGAKPREILDPTVAEEEYDEQKHGDLEVEDEDESDYEEGEDEPEEEKTEDSEDEEVEGEDEGDYKEEEEK